A single window of Caldicellulosiruptor bescii DSM 6725 DNA harbors:
- a CDS encoding uberolysin/carnocyclin family circular bacteriocin, with amino-acid sequence MLYVAATLGIPETLAVTIVNIILTGSTIVSIIIALTSILTAGVSAIILEGGWTAFINLVKSKVAQLGLRGTILW; translated from the coding sequence ATGCTATATGTAGCTGCAACATTAGGAATTCCTGAAACTCTTGCTGTAACTATCGTAAATATTATACTTACCGGATCCACAATAGTTTCAATTATAATAGCTTTAACATCTATTCTTACAGCTGGGGTTAGTGCTATTATCTTGGAAGGTGGCTGGACAGCTTTTATTAACCTAGTTAAAAGTAAGGTCGCACAACTTGGGTTGAGGGGAACTATATTATGGTAA